The Vibrio nitrifigilis genome window below encodes:
- the hrpB gene encoding ATP-dependent helicase HrpB: MSQLPIADVLPLLIEQITHRPQVILKAEPGAGKSTYFPLQLLLSGCISGRIIMLEPRRLAARNIAAYLAKQLNEPVGQRVGFRVRGETKVSSATQLEIVTEGIMTRMIQNDPELDGVDMVIFDEFHERSIHADTALALSLEAQSVLRDDLKIVVMSATLDQQALGRLLPESAYVESSGRQYPVELRYNPIKQGERLAPAMVKLIRSLLNSEQGSLLAFLPGVSAIKQVEEQLLGTLDDVVDVCPLYGQLDFKQQQKAISPAKDGRRKVVLATNIAETSLTIEGIRLVVDSGLERTASFDLKTGITRLQETKIAQSSAQQRAGRAGRLEPGLCVRLYSESQYQQQPKVPTPEILQSDLAPLAMELAAWGTTDETSLSWLDTPPKASLQQGRELLQQLCLMRSDYQLTAMGQDAHQLGLPPRTAAMLLQVQDDPLYFSAAVAAAVLLEEPEKNSLDISHSLYRWQEKRHPKSSWLYKRAQQLCFACDNEFNLATVTASQLSLVVAMAYPDRIAQLRDNSLGQFRLSNGHGAWIHESEPLANEHYLVVTELMRHQQQASQIFSAIALDIQQLENTFGALFKTSEVVDWDDKSGRLTAEKQTKMGQLVIQRIALPEPSKEKMTQALLNYVSRKGLGVLNWTQDTLAWLERVRCGIEWLPHEGWPAMDDDSLRSSVDDWLAPYLLGCTSAKQLHKVSVLEALSARLGWPLNQKIDEWLPTHHQMPTGTKKKIRYQQGMSPVLSVRMQEVFGEKQSPVIAQGTQTVVMELLSPAQRPLQVTQDLAGFWHGAYREVQKEMKGRYPKHVWPDDPANHVATTKTKRQLNS, encoded by the coding sequence TTGTCACAATTGCCTATCGCCGATGTATTACCGTTGTTAATTGAACAGATAACACATCGTCCTCAAGTCATTTTAAAAGCGGAGCCTGGCGCAGGTAAATCCACTTATTTTCCATTGCAATTACTTTTATCGGGTTGTATTTCTGGAAGAATTATCATGTTGGAGCCAAGACGTTTGGCGGCCAGAAATATTGCTGCTTATTTAGCAAAGCAACTCAATGAGCCTGTCGGGCAACGTGTTGGTTTTCGAGTCCGTGGTGAAACAAAGGTATCATCTGCGACTCAGCTTGAAATTGTGACAGAAGGCATCATGACACGCATGATTCAGAATGACCCTGAGCTTGATGGCGTGGACATGGTCATTTTTGATGAATTTCACGAGCGCAGTATTCATGCAGATACTGCGTTAGCGTTGAGTCTTGAAGCTCAATCGGTATTAAGAGACGATCTAAAAATCGTTGTCATGTCCGCTACATTAGATCAACAGGCATTGGGTCGGTTGCTCCCAGAATCGGCTTATGTGGAATCATCGGGTCGGCAATATCCAGTCGAACTGCGTTATAACCCTATCAAGCAGGGGGAGCGTTTAGCGCCAGCTATGGTCAAACTGATTCGCTCTCTGCTCAATTCTGAGCAAGGGTCGCTATTGGCCTTTTTGCCCGGGGTTAGTGCGATTAAGCAGGTAGAAGAGCAACTGTTAGGAACATTAGATGATGTTGTCGATGTATGTCCTCTTTATGGGCAGCTCGATTTCAAGCAACAGCAAAAAGCGATTTCACCGGCTAAAGATGGTCGGCGAAAAGTGGTATTGGCTACCAATATTGCAGAGACCTCATTAACTATAGAAGGCATTCGTTTAGTCGTTGATTCCGGCTTAGAACGTACCGCCAGTTTTGATTTAAAAACAGGCATTACCCGCCTTCAAGAAACTAAGATAGCTCAATCTTCTGCACAACAAAGAGCAGGGCGGGCTGGACGTTTGGAACCCGGCCTGTGTGTTAGGCTCTACAGTGAAAGTCAGTATCAGCAGCAACCGAAAGTTCCCACGCCTGAAATTTTGCAAAGTGATTTGGCTCCGTTAGCGATGGAATTAGCTGCATGGGGAACAACGGATGAAACCAGTTTATCTTGGCTAGATACGCCACCTAAAGCGTCGTTACAGCAGGGAAGAGAGTTACTTCAGCAATTATGCTTGATGCGTTCAGATTATCAATTAACGGCTATGGGGCAAGATGCTCATCAACTCGGTTTGCCTCCGCGCACTGCGGCGATGCTGCTGCAGGTTCAAGATGATCCCCTGTATTTCTCTGCCGCTGTGGCTGCGGCTGTCTTATTAGAAGAGCCGGAAAAAAATAGTCTTGATATCAGCCATAGTTTGTATCGCTGGCAGGAAAAACGCCATCCTAAATCATCATGGTTGTATAAACGGGCCCAACAATTGTGTTTTGCCTGTGATAACGAATTTAACCTTGCAACGGTGACGGCTAGTCAACTCTCGCTGGTAGTGGCGATGGCTTATCCTGATCGCATTGCTCAGTTACGCGATAATTCATTAGGCCAATTCCGTTTAAGTAACGGCCACGGTGCGTGGATTCATGAAAGTGAGCCATTAGCTAATGAGCACTATTTAGTGGTGACTGAGTTAATGCGTCATCAACAGCAGGCTAGTCAAATTTTTTCAGCAATAGCACTGGATATTCAACAGCTAGAAAATACCTTTGGCGCTTTATTTAAAACTAGTGAAGTGGTTGATTGGGATGATAAATCAGGCAGACTTACCGCTGAGAAACAGACCAAAATGGGTCAACTCGTCATTCAGCGCATTGCGCTCCCTGAGCCCAGTAAGGAAAAAATGACGCAAGCTTTGCTCAATTATGTCTCACGCAAAGGATTAGGCGTATTAAATTGGACACAGGATACCTTGGCATGGTTAGAGCGAGTGAGGTGTGGTATTGAGTGGTTACCACACGAGGGATGGCCTGCGATGGATGATGATAGCCTACGCTCTAGCGTCGACGACTGGTTAGCGCCTTATTTACTGGGGTGTACTTCAGCCAAGCAATTGCACAAAGTATCGGTTCTAGAAGCGTTAAGTGCTCGCTTAGGTTGGCCTCTTAATCAAAAGATTGATGAATGGCTGCCTACTCATCATCAAATGCCGACAGGAACAAAGAAAAAGATTCGCTATCAGCAAGGCATGTCACCCGTACTTTCAGTTCGAATGCAGGAAGTTTTTGGTGAAAAACAATCACCAGTGATTGCTCAAGGAACACAAACAGTTGTAATGGAATTACTGTCTCCGGCGCAAAGACCTTTGCAAGTCACGCAAGATCTCGCGGGATTTTGGCATGGTGCATATCGCGAGGTGCAAAAGGAGATGAAAGGACGTTATCCCAAACATGTTTGGCCTGATGATCCGGCGAATCACGTAGCGACAACGAAAACAAAACGACAATTGAATTCATGA
- the sfsA gene encoding DNA/RNA nuclease SfsA has translation MKFIPPLKKAKLIKRYKRFLADVETESGEQFTLHCANTGAMTGCAEPGSTIWYSTSNNPKRKYPHSWEITQTAQGDKIGINTSRANQLTVEAIENGTILELQNYDQLHTEVKYGIENSRIDILLTSQTEPKCYIEVKSVTLLDDNVLAVEEKSELRGQGFFPDAKTLRGQKHLRELTEMVKNESRAVLLYVVLHSGIEKVSPALHIDAEYSRLLTMAQEAGVEVLCYKAAFSENEIQLESRVEFVPHTAKNC, from the coding sequence ATGAAATTTATTCCACCATTAAAAAAAGCCAAATTAATCAAACGCTATAAACGATTTTTGGCGGATGTTGAAACGGAAAGTGGCGAGCAGTTTACGCTTCATTGCGCCAATACCGGCGCAATGACTGGCTGTGCGGAGCCAGGTTCGACGATTTGGTACTCCACCTCAAACAATCCAAAACGAAAATATCCACATAGTTGGGAAATAACCCAAACCGCCCAAGGCGATAAAATTGGCATCAATACCTCTCGTGCAAATCAATTAACAGTGGAAGCTATTGAAAATGGAACTATTCTAGAACTACAAAACTATGATCAGCTCCACACTGAGGTGAAGTACGGGATTGAAAATAGTCGGATAGATATACTACTGACCTCTCAAACTGAACCAAAATGTTACATCGAAGTAAAAAGTGTTACTCTGCTAGACGATAATGTGTTGGCAGTAGAAGAAAAATCGGAGTTAAGAGGACAAGGCTTCTTTCCCGATGCTAAAACGCTTCGCGGACAAAAACACCTTAGAGAACTGACTGAGATGGTTAAAAATGAGAGCAGGGCCGTACTTTTATACGTTGTTTTGCATTCAGGGATTGAAAAAGTCTCTCCTGCTCTCCATATAGACGCGGAATATTCGCGATTGTTAACAATGGCGCAAGAAGCTGGAGTAGAAGTACTATGCTACAAGGCAGCGTTTTCTGAAAATGAGATTCAACTAGAGTCTCGTGTCGAATTCGTCCCTCATACAGCAAAAAACTGTTGA
- the dksA gene encoding RNA polymerase-binding protein DksA: MLESKKKTLGILAIAGVEPYQEKPGEEYMSPGQVEHFTKILEAWRDQLRAEVNRTVHHMQDEASNFPDPVDRASQEEEFSLELRNRDRERRLIKKIEKTLDKIKDEDFGYCESCGVEIGVRRLEARPTADLCIDCKTLAEMKEKQMLG; the protein is encoded by the coding sequence ATGCTTGAGTCCAAAAAGAAAACGCTAGGCATCCTAGCCATTGCTGGTGTTGAACCATATCAAGAAAAACCGGGTGAAGAGTACATGTCACCTGGCCAAGTTGAACATTTTACTAAAATTCTTGAAGCATGGCGTGACCAGCTCAGGGCCGAAGTAAACCGTACCGTTCACCACATGCAAGACGAAGCGTCAAACTTCCCCGATCCTGTTGACCGTGCGTCACAGGAAGAAGAGTTTAGCTTAGAACTGCGTAACCGTGACCGTGAGCGTCGCCTGATCAAAAAAATTGAGAAAACACTCGATAAGATCAAGGATGAAGATTTCGGGTACTGTGAATCATGTGGCGTCGAGATTGGTGTTCGTCGCTTAGAAGCTCGCCCTACAGCTGATTTATGTATCGACTGTAAAACGCTAGCTGAGATGAAAGAAAAGCAAATGCTAGGATAA
- the gluQRS gene encoding tRNA glutamyl-Q(34) synthetase GluQRS, with product MSYIGRFAPSPSGLLHFGSLVAALGSYFQARSQQGKWLVRIEDLDPPREMPGAADKILRTLERYQLHWDGEVVYQSQRHHLYQQQIDTWLEEGQAYFCECTRKQIKASGGYYLGTCRNKRLTHSDHCSVRLRMDNPVESFIDLRQGEIHIPKALAHEDFIIKRRDGLFAYNLAVVIDDITQGVTEVVRGADLIEPTGRQISLYHTLHQTPISYLHLPLAVDEHGNKFSKQNHATAISDDHPKQDLQRAMKFLGFDLPEDFSDLTVENMIDWGCRTWCLQQLPSEIKIIA from the coding sequence ATGAGTTATATTGGTCGCTTTGCTCCCTCTCCATCAGGGCTATTACACTTTGGCTCTTTGGTAGCAGCACTGGGTAGCTACTTCCAAGCACGTTCACAGCAAGGAAAATGGCTGGTAAGAATTGAAGACCTCGACCCACCAAGAGAAATGCCTGGGGCAGCGGATAAAATTCTTCGAACGCTTGAACGTTATCAGCTGCATTGGGATGGTGAAGTGGTATATCAAAGCCAACGGCATCACTTATACCAGCAACAAATTGATACTTGGTTAGAAGAAGGGCAAGCCTATTTTTGCGAATGTACACGCAAACAAATTAAGGCGTCTGGAGGATATTATTTAGGAACCTGCAGAAATAAGCGTTTAACTCACAGTGATCATTGTTCTGTGCGACTGCGTATGGATAACCCGGTTGAGTCATTTATCGATTTAAGACAAGGGGAAATTCACATCCCTAAAGCACTCGCGCATGAAGATTTCATTATCAAACGACGTGATGGCTTGTTTGCTTATAACTTAGCGGTAGTGATTGACGATATTACTCAAGGTGTCACAGAAGTAGTACGCGGCGCAGATTTGATAGAACCAACGGGTCGTCAAATCAGTCTCTATCATACACTTCATCAGACACCGATTAGCTACTTACATCTACCTTTGGCTGTCGATGAACATGGGAATAAGTTTTCCAAACAGAATCATGCGACAGCAATAAGTGATGACCATCCTAAACAGGATCTACAACGGGCCATGAAGTTTTTAGGTTTTGATTTACCTGAAGATTTTTCAGATTTAACCGTAGAAAACATGATCGACTGGGGATGTAGAACGTGGTGCCTACAACAGTTACCATCAGAGATCAAGATCATCGCATGA
- the pcnB gene encoding polynucleotide adenylyltransferase PcnB: MNNNDLQQRGHRVYPNLALNIITRQEHSVSRQLISENALKVLYRLHGAGYEAYLVGGGVRDLMLGGTPKDFDVATNATPEQIRQLFRNCRLIGRRFRLAHIMFGRDIIEVATFRGHHQEQNTQLSVQSDQGMLLRDNVYGTKDEDAERRDFTINAMYYNIADYSIHDYAGGVEDLEDRLVRLIGDPETRYREDPVRMLRAIRFAVKLDFDIEEDTAEPIERLAYLLSDIPAARLYEESLKMLQSGYGLETYHLMREYNVFEQLFPVISEHFTPDYSSNTEHMLDLSLDSTDIRVEENKRINPAFMFAAILWYPMIERANKLVEETNINFYDAVMEASNQVLDRVVKRIAIPRRHTATIREIWQLQLRLPRRNGKRAFRLMELNKFRAGFDFLKMRGEVEGGEIKELALWWDTFQSAGRNMRQAMVNDLNQASTQKPRARRRKPANKKKSKTES, encoded by the coding sequence ATGAATAACAACGATTTACAACAACGCGGACACCGCGTATACCCAAACTTAGCTTTGAACATTATCACGCGCCAAGAGCACTCTGTTTCTCGCCAGTTGATCAGTGAAAATGCGCTAAAAGTGTTGTATCGCTTACATGGTGCTGGGTACGAAGCCTACCTTGTTGGAGGCGGTGTTCGTGATTTAATGCTCGGCGGTACACCAAAAGATTTTGATGTAGCGACAAATGCGACTCCAGAACAAATTCGTCAGTTATTTCGTAACTGTCGCTTAATCGGTCGCCGCTTTCGTCTTGCCCACATCATGTTCGGTCGCGATATTATAGAAGTGGCGACCTTCCGTGGACACCATCAAGAGCAAAATACTCAGTTATCCGTACAATCCGATCAAGGTATGTTATTACGTGATAACGTATACGGCACCAAAGATGAAGACGCAGAGCGTCGTGATTTCACTATCAATGCAATGTATTACAACATTGCCGATTACAGCATTCACGATTACGCAGGTGGCGTCGAAGATTTAGAAGATCGCTTGGTTCGACTTATTGGCGATCCCGAGACTCGCTATCGTGAAGATCCGGTACGCATGCTGCGTGCAATTCGTTTTGCAGTAAAACTAGATTTTGATATCGAAGAAGATACTGCAGAGCCTATCGAACGCCTCGCTTATCTATTAAGTGATATTCCAGCGGCACGCCTTTACGAAGAATCCTTAAAGATGCTGCAATCGGGATACGGTTTAGAAACCTATCACTTGATGCGCGAATACAATGTTTTTGAACAGTTGTTCCCTGTAATTAGTGAGCATTTCACTCCTGATTACAGCTCAAATACCGAACATATGCTGGATCTCTCATTGGATTCCACCGATATTCGCGTTGAAGAAAACAAACGCATTAATCCCGCTTTTATGTTCGCAGCGATACTCTGGTATCCAATGATCGAACGTGCTAATAAATTGGTAGAAGAAACCAATATCAATTTCTATGATGCCGTGATGGAAGCGAGTAACCAAGTACTTGATCGAGTAGTAAAACGTATTGCGATTCCACGTCGTCATACGGCAACAATTCGCGAAATTTGGCAGTTACAACTGCGCTTACCTCGTCGTAATGGTAAACGTGCTTTCCGTTTAATGGAGCTAAATAAATTCCGTGCAGGCTTTGACTTCCTAAAAATGCGAGGTGAAGTCGAAGGGGGCGAAATTAAAGAATTGGCCTTGTGGTGGGATACATTCCAATCAGCAGGACGCAATATGCGTCAAGCGATGGTAAATGACCTCAATCAGGCTAGCACGCAAAAGCCACGAGCTCGTCGTCGCAAACCTGCGAACAAAAAAAAGAGCAAAACTGAGTCATGA